The following proteins come from a genomic window of Polyangiaceae bacterium:
- a CDS encoding PE-PGRS family protein, whose amino-acid sequence MRARVVLACLFSVSLAAVSFVGCAGGGDASTTGTGGSGNTSGTGGTDGGSGTGGSGNTSGTGGSGGTGATGGTGGGAGMDGGAGDASLGGAAGMAGGAGMAGMAGVGGAAGMAGAGGTDGGACSTGCPANMWDIDNNPLTGTCGCEYSCVKKGNADPIDPNYEDDNCDGGDGLVEQCVYVSTSQGSDATGDGTRNKPLATIAAAIAHAKSFGVPAVCLSGEQYNENVTVESGISVYGGFDQNDANFKFRRSASATTIVQAQGTVFHVPTIAVDTHIEGLTINALADTSTPGSSTYGVLHGGGAGKLYVRYNELDVGPGVAGTDGSNAPPPSSAFAPNGNNGQTGCEKSGVPSCANGGAAPNCPNPGGKGGNGGNEGQSGFQGSPGANGGGNGGPGGPPNGCTPFLSDPGTPGTPGGGGSNGSQGGSGAGGGSVGSSSASGYVPASGGAGSTGTGGKGGGGGGGGGGGSGSGLCIQAWDSGGGGGSGGCGGIGGGAGQSGGGGGGSFGVFAVGGTVIVTNNTITTKSGGKGGKGGNGGAGQSGGSGGSGGPHSDDSGPGGGGGPGGNGGAGGPGGGGGGGPSACLAHSAATQTTFTANSCTTGTPGFGGNGGTNGNAGSTGVAGPKIQVN is encoded by the coding sequence ATGAGGGCACGGGTCGTTCTTGCTTGTCTATTCTCGGTCTCGCTCGCCGCGGTGAGCTTCGTTGGTTGCGCGGGTGGTGGTGACGCCAGCACCACGGGCACCGGCGGCAGTGGAAACACGAGTGGCACCGGCGGCACCGACGGTGGTTCCGGAACCGGCGGCAGTGGAAACACGAGTGGCACCGGCGGCTCGGGTGGCACCGGGGCCACGGGCGGCACGGGCGGTGGCGCGGGCATGGACGGCGGCGCGGGCGACGCGAGCCTTGGCGGCGCAGCGGGAATGGCGGGCGGAGCCGGCATGGCTGGCATGGCGGGAGTGGGCGGCGCAGCAGGAATGGCCGGCGCGGGCGGAACGGACGGCGGGGCTTGCTCCACCGGTTGCCCCGCGAACATGTGGGACATCGACAACAACCCCCTCACCGGCACCTGCGGCTGCGAGTACTCCTGCGTGAAGAAGGGCAACGCCGATCCCATCGATCCCAACTACGAGGACGACAACTGCGACGGTGGCGACGGCCTCGTCGAGCAGTGCGTGTACGTCTCCACCAGTCAGGGCAGCGACGCGACGGGCGATGGCACTCGCAACAAGCCGCTCGCCACGATTGCCGCGGCCATCGCCCACGCCAAGTCCTTCGGCGTCCCTGCCGTGTGTCTCTCTGGTGAGCAGTACAACGAGAACGTCACGGTAGAGAGCGGGATCAGCGTTTACGGCGGCTTCGACCAGAACGATGCCAACTTCAAGTTCCGCCGGTCGGCGAGCGCCACCACCATCGTCCAGGCACAGGGCACCGTATTCCACGTGCCGACCATCGCCGTCGACACGCACATCGAGGGGCTCACCATCAACGCCCTCGCGGACACGTCCACGCCGGGGTCCAGCACCTACGGCGTGCTGCACGGCGGCGGCGCAGGCAAGCTCTACGTGCGTTACAACGAGCTCGACGTCGGGCCTGGCGTCGCGGGCACGGACGGCTCCAATGCTCCGCCGCCGTCGAGCGCCTTCGCGCCGAACGGAAACAACGGCCAGACGGGGTGCGAGAAGAGCGGCGTTCCGAGTTGCGCCAACGGCGGAGCTGCCCCGAACTGCCCGAACCCCGGCGGCAAGGGCGGTAACGGTGGCAACGAAGGTCAGTCCGGATTCCAAGGCTCGCCCGGCGCTAACGGCGGCGGCAACGGCGGCCCAGGCGGACCACCGAATGGCTGCACGCCGTTTCTTTCGGATCCGGGTACGCCCGGTACGCCGGGTGGTGGTGGCTCGAACGGCTCGCAAGGCGGATCGGGCGCGGGTGGCGGTTCCGTTGGCAGCTCCAGCGCGTCGGGGTACGTGCCGGCGAGCGGCGGCGCGGGCAGCACCGGGACCGGCGGCAAAGGCGGCGGTGGTGGCGGCGGCGGCGGTGGCGGCAGCGGTAGCGGCCTGTGCATTCAGGCGTGGGACAGTGGCGGCGGAGGCGGTAGCGGCGGCTGCGGCGGCATTGGCGGTGGCGCTGGACAGTCCGGCGGCGGCGGCGGCGGCAGCTTTGGCGTCTTTGCGGTCGGTGGCACCGTGATCGTCACCAACAACACCATCACCACCAAGTCCGGTGGCAAGGGCGGCAAGGGCGGCAATGGCGGCGCTGGACAATCCGGCGGCTCGGGTGGCTCTGGCGGCCCCCACAGTGACGACAGCGGTCCCGGCGGTGGTGGAGGTCCCGGCGGCAACGGTGGCGCGGGCGGCCCCGGAGGCGGTGGTGGCGGCGGTCCGAGCGCGTGCCTCGCTCACAGCGCGGCGACGCAGACGACCTTCACCGCGAACTCCTGCACCACGGGAACGCCCGGCTTCGGTGGCAACGG
- a CDS encoding VWA domain-containing protein, which yields MLALFALLTGPGAFAACGSDATSPPGSGVGGSGAGSGGGSSGSGGGGTSGTGGGIIDSSVPDGPNLDANCGLVTENAKSTPLHLYIMMDKSSSMVNNKWDAAVAGLTAFVQDSASDGVYVGLKFFPRDPNGVPLCDQPEYAKPDVPFGVLPQNAASLVTALGGASPDGLSTPTYPALGGAILAGIQNLQNNPGHAAAVLLVTDGVPQGPAATCGSVNPEDAAVIAGLAATGLGKGVVTYVIGLPGVDQSFANQVALAGGSDAAILVSNTNVQKEFTDALAKVRGQALPCEYDLPEQVGKQFDKDHVNVQITPGSGVPATIKQTKESDCGSAPGWYYDASPPTKIILCPSVCAGLKQDFGAQVQIVLGCPTLIR from the coding sequence GTGCTGGCTTTGTTCGCGCTTTTGACGGGGCCCGGCGCCTTTGCCGCCTGCGGCTCGGATGCAACGTCTCCTCCGGGATCGGGAGTCGGTGGATCCGGCGCCGGCTCGGGCGGCGGCAGCTCCGGCAGCGGTGGCGGGGGAACGTCCGGCACCGGCGGCGGGATCATCGACAGCAGTGTTCCCGATGGTCCCAACCTCGACGCCAACTGTGGCTTGGTCACCGAGAACGCCAAGAGCACGCCGCTCCATCTCTACATCATGATGGACAAGTCCTCGAGCATGGTGAACAACAAGTGGGACGCCGCCGTCGCGGGTCTCACGGCCTTCGTTCAGGACTCGGCCAGCGATGGCGTGTATGTCGGTCTCAAGTTCTTTCCTCGGGATCCGAACGGCGTGCCGCTCTGCGATCAGCCCGAGTACGCCAAGCCCGACGTGCCCTTCGGCGTGCTGCCTCAAAACGCGGCCAGTCTCGTCACCGCCCTCGGCGGCGCGAGCCCCGACGGTCTCAGCACGCCCACGTATCCCGCCCTGGGTGGCGCCATCCTTGCGGGCATCCAGAACCTGCAGAACAACCCCGGCCACGCCGCCGCGGTGCTGCTGGTCACGGACGGCGTGCCGCAGGGGCCCGCCGCCACCTGCGGCAGCGTGAATCCCGAGGACGCCGCCGTGATCGCGGGCCTCGCCGCCACCGGTCTCGGCAAGGGCGTGGTCACCTACGTCATCGGCTTGCCCGGAGTGGATCAGAGCTTCGCAAACCAGGTCGCGCTCGCGGGCGGAAGCGATGCGGCCATCTTGGTGAGCAACACCAACGTGCAAAAAGAGTTCACGGACGCCCTCGCCAAAGTGCGCGGCCAAGCGTTGCCCTGCGAGTACGATCTGCCGGAACAGGTCGGAAAGCAGTTCGACAAGGATCACGTGAACGTACAGATCACGCCGGGTAGCGGTGTGCCCGCGACGATCAAACAAACAAAAGAAAGTGACTGCGGCTCGGCTCCGGGCTGGTACTACGACGCCAGCCCTCCCACGAAGATCATCCTGTGCCCCTCGGTGTGCGCGGGGCTCAAGCAGGACTTCGGCGCGCAGGTGCAGATCGTCCTCGGCTGCCCGACGCTGATCCGCTAA
- a CDS encoding transposase, which produces MVIEKLSISGLIKTRLARAIADSAWALFGAQLAYKAKWYGATLTIADRFYPSTRRCSACGTIGERLDLGERTFHCSSCGHEADRDENAAVCLAQYPRVLGQGDSPPVAAKHAETQNACGEGSSGEPPLLVVRETTLVEAGRAYAQRPRRAVLAKTVNTL; this is translated from the coding sequence TTGGTCATCGAGAAGCTGAGTATCTCGGGGCTCATCAAAACCCGACTCGCCCGCGCCATCGCGGACAGCGCCTGGGCGCTGTTCGGAGCACAGCTCGCCTACAAAGCGAAGTGGTACGGCGCAACGCTCACCATAGCCGACCGCTTCTACCCCAGCACACGCCGCTGCAGCGCGTGCGGGACCATCGGCGAGCGGCTCGACCTCGGGGAGCGCACCTTTCACTGCAGCAGTTGTGGTCACGAGGCCGACCGCGACGAGAACGCTGCCGTGTGCTTGGCTCAGTACCCTCGCGTACTCGGCCAAGGAGACTCGCCTCCTGTCGCCGCGAAGCACGCGGAGACGCAAAACGCCTGTGGAGAGGGAAGCTCTGGCGAACCACCGCTCTTGGTGGTCCGTGAAACTACCCTCGTCGAAGCAGGAAGGGCCTATGCCCAACGCCCGAGAAGGGCGGTGTTGGCCAAAACTGTCAACACGCTTTAG
- a CDS encoding D-alanyl-D-alanine carboxypeptidase family protein: MADESTKPDPAESGAAPAADLADATDSADVTSPADTTTDATDSADVTSPADTTTDATDSADVTSPADTTTDATDSADATPPDAATANAEALDAPPATESAPPATRTIPRVSRRTVGLSVAFVALVAVIVVNVVIISKARRERAGPVASVASANPAVPSAAPTAVPTATATGKTTAAAVKRTSVSGELFEGEEPSPQPPSEPAPPKKKRTYPSKGTVLDAASRGCSTRSVDGLSRQIIAQARCIDARAFSPVPRRSNLKAPSNVFLYLEAPARDHLLKALDANKKQTMTVNSALRTVAQQYLLRRWSLKKVCGIQLATPPGESNHETGLALDIREHGTWKKALEAEGFRWLGSIDRVHFDYKGADAATLPHLDIRAFQQLWNLNHPDDRIPVNGRYTPDVEDKLESSPANGFPRGPSCKR; the protein is encoded by the coding sequence ATGGCGGACGAGTCGACGAAGCCGGACCCCGCGGAGAGCGGCGCGGCGCCCGCGGCGGACCTCGCCGACGCGACGGACTCGGCCGACGTTACGAGCCCCGCCGACACGACGACGGACGCGACGGACTCGGCCGACGTTACGAGCCCGGCCGACACGACGACGGACGCGACGGACTCGGCCGACGTTACGAGCCCCGCCGACACGACGACCGACGCGACGGACTCGGCCGACGCGACGCCGCCCGACGCCGCGACCGCGAACGCCGAAGCGCTCGACGCCCCGCCCGCCACGGAGTCCGCGCCGCCCGCTACGCGCACCATCCCCCGGGTTTCGCGACGCACCGTCGGCCTGTCCGTGGCTTTCGTCGCGCTGGTGGCCGTCATCGTCGTGAACGTCGTCATCATCTCGAAGGCACGGCGAGAGCGCGCCGGACCCGTGGCAAGTGTGGCCAGCGCGAACCCCGCCGTTCCCTCAGCCGCGCCCACCGCCGTGCCCACGGCAACCGCCACCGGAAAGACCACCGCGGCCGCGGTGAAACGCACGTCCGTGAGCGGCGAGCTGTTCGAGGGCGAGGAACCCTCACCCCAACCGCCTTCCGAGCCCGCTCCACCCAAGAAGAAGCGCACCTATCCCAGCAAGGGCACCGTGCTCGACGCCGCCTCCCGCGGCTGCTCCACGCGCAGCGTGGACGGCCTCAGCCGTCAGATCATCGCCCAGGCACGCTGCATCGACGCCCGCGCCTTCAGTCCGGTGCCCCGCCGCTCGAACCTGAAGGCGCCCTCCAACGTGTTCCTGTATCTGGAAGCCCCCGCTCGGGATCACCTGCTCAAGGCGCTCGACGCGAACAAGAAGCAGACCATGACGGTGAACAGCGCCCTGCGCACGGTGGCTCAGCAGTACTTGCTGCGGCGCTGGTCCCTGAAGAAGGTGTGCGGCATCCAGCTCGCCACGCCGCCGGGAGAGAGCAACCACGAGACGGGCCTCGCCCTCGACATCCGCGAGCACGGCACCTGGAAGAAGGCTCTGGAAGCCGAAGGCTTCCGCTGGCTCGGCAGCATCGACCGCGTCCACTTCGACTACAAAGGTGCGGACGCCGCCACGCTGCCCCACCTCGACATCCGCGCTTTTCAACAGCTGTGGAACCTGAATCACCCGGACGATCGCATCCCGGTGAACGGCCGCTACACGCCCGACGTGGAGGACAAGCTCGAGTCCTCGCCGGCCAACGGCTTTCCCCGCGGACCGAGCTGCAAGCGCTGA
- a CDS encoding gamma-glutamyltransferase family protein gives MSDLRTWRTAAMGRRGAVASNHPLATDAGLTVLKNGGNAFDAAVAVATTIAVVEPQSNGVGGDAFFLLWQASEERATVIHAAAPAAAAATPELYRDGIPHTGALAAMPPGAPAGWLHLANRYGTRPAKELFKAAVHYAREGFPASRRFCQDAALFQAALVRDPGSAATYLRDGLPPKPGTPIKNPALARTLEALAFGGDRALFGGELGKDLVAFVRAQGGVISEEDLAVHQAEEHEPLSVSYRGLTVLNAAPPSMGFALLLELKIAEAFELDKLDPFGADLVHTLVEAKKLAFAEREEFAGDPAHVEAPFGVLLGEDHGRELAQRIDPKRALSIPGRPTREGDTTYFCVVDGWGNAVSGIQSIANPFGAACLDPKTGILLNSRMVWFHTEPDHPNVVAPRKHVRNTINPPMAIKDGSVRAVWGTPGGDAQVQVNLQTLIYAKEFAFDPQQALEAPRWTHFQPGTGSYYPHVDVDQLVIESRLAPEVLDELSARGHNLTVVGPLEGSCAASMILRDASGLLSAGADPRRDGWSAAF, from the coding sequence ATGAGCGACCTTCGCACCTGGCGCACCGCGGCCATGGGCCGCCGCGGCGCCGTCGCCTCCAATCACCCGCTGGCCACGGACGCAGGGCTGACGGTGCTGAAGAACGGCGGGAATGCCTTCGACGCAGCGGTCGCCGTGGCCACCACCATCGCCGTGGTCGAGCCGCAATCGAACGGCGTGGGGGGCGACGCGTTCTTCCTCCTGTGGCAGGCGTCGGAGGAGCGCGCGACGGTGATCCACGCGGCAGCCCCCGCGGCGGCCGCCGCGACGCCGGAGCTGTACCGCGACGGCATTCCCCACACCGGCGCCCTCGCGGCCATGCCGCCGGGAGCGCCCGCGGGCTGGCTGCACCTGGCCAACCGCTACGGCACGCGGCCCGCGAAGGAGCTGTTCAAGGCCGCGGTGCACTACGCGCGAGAAGGCTTTCCGGCGTCGCGCCGCTTTTGCCAGGACGCCGCCTTGTTCCAGGCCGCGCTGGTTCGGGATCCGGGCTCGGCCGCGACCTATCTGCGGGATGGCCTGCCGCCCAAACCCGGGACTCCGATCAAGAACCCAGCGCTTGCGCGCACCCTGGAGGCGCTCGCCTTTGGCGGCGATCGCGCGCTGTTCGGCGGCGAGCTGGGCAAGGATCTGGTCGCCTTCGTCCGAGCTCAGGGCGGCGTGATCAGCGAGGAGGACCTCGCGGTGCACCAGGCCGAAGAGCACGAGCCGCTGAGCGTGAGCTACCGCGGCCTCACGGTGTTGAACGCGGCGCCACCGAGCATGGGGTTCGCCCTGCTGCTCGAGCTGAAGATCGCCGAGGCTTTCGAGCTGGACAAGCTCGATCCCTTCGGTGCGGATCTGGTGCACACCCTGGTGGAGGCGAAGAAGCTCGCCTTCGCCGAGCGCGAGGAGTTCGCGGGGGATCCGGCCCACGTGGAGGCGCCCTTCGGTGTGCTCCTCGGTGAGGATCACGGCCGGGAGCTCGCCCAGCGCATCGATCCCAAGCGCGCGCTCTCCATCCCCGGCCGTCCGACGCGCGAGGGGGACACCACGTACTTCTGTGTGGTCGACGGCTGGGGCAACGCCGTGAGCGGCATCCAGAGCATCGCGAATCCTTTCGGGGCGGCGTGCCTCGACCCCAAGACGGGCATCCTGCTCAACAGCCGCATGGTGTGGTTCCACACCGAGCCGGACCATCCGAACGTGGTCGCGCCGCGAAAGCACGTGCGCAACACCATCAACCCGCCGATGGCCATCAAAGACGGCTCGGTGCGCGCGGTGTGGGGCACGCCGGGGGGCGACGCCCAGGTGCAGGTCAACCTGCAGACGTTGATCTACGCCAAGGAGTTCGCCTTCGACCCGCAGCAAGCCCTGGAAGCGCCGCGCTGGACGCACTTCCAGCCCGGAACGGGATCGTACTACCCGCACGTGGACGTCGATCAGCTGGTGATCGAGTCGCGCTTAGCGCCGGAAGTGTTGGACGAGCTCAGCGCCCGGGGTCACAACCTCACCGTGGTCGGACCTCTGGAGGGCAGCTGCGCAGCGTCGATGATCCTGCGGGACGCGAGCGGGCTCTTGTCCGCGGGGGCGGATCCGCGCCGCGACGGGTGGTCCGCGGCTTTCTGA
- the dinB gene encoding DNA polymerase IV yields MTRARWILHADMDAFYASIEQRDNPELRGKPVIVGATSARGVVAAASYEARQFGVRSAMPGFRARELCPHGVFVHSSMHKYSAVSAEVHAVFEEFSPDIEPLALDEAFIDITGSVGLFGGPLALGRRLKERVLEATRLNVSVGIAPNKHVAKIACTLGKPDGILLVPPQAVRWLLDPLPVRRLWGVGPVLGEKLASRGIRTIAQLSRADPSLLRDLAGSRAGELVALARGEDPRDVVSDRVPKSYGEENTFESDVSDREVVTATLTAHAEAVARRVRKDGFVGRTVALKIKLGQRRGQRSARIGGESGEPIYPVLSRQKTLATPTDDGAVIREAAVDLWDTAAVAEPVRLLGVSLSGLERRDREQLELFAPPRPKDKLGPALDAIQARFGQGAIRRAVDEPDKITPSMQKKRGE; encoded by the coding sequence GTGACCCGCGCCCGCTGGATCCTCCACGCTGACATGGACGCGTTCTACGCGTCCATCGAGCAGCGAGACAATCCGGAGCTTCGAGGCAAGCCGGTGATCGTAGGCGCCACCAGTGCGCGCGGCGTGGTGGCCGCGGCGTCCTACGAAGCGCGACAATTCGGCGTGCGCTCGGCGATGCCGGGCTTTCGCGCGCGAGAGCTCTGCCCGCACGGGGTGTTCGTGCACAGCAGCATGCACAAGTACTCCGCCGTCAGCGCCGAGGTCCACGCGGTGTTCGAAGAGTTCTCGCCGGACATCGAGCCGCTGGCGCTCGACGAAGCGTTCATCGACATCACGGGTTCGGTGGGGCTTTTCGGCGGTCCCTTGGCCCTCGGCCGGCGCTTGAAGGAGCGCGTGCTCGAGGCCACGCGGCTGAACGTGAGCGTGGGCATCGCGCCCAACAAGCACGTCGCCAAGATCGCCTGCACCCTGGGCAAGCCCGACGGCATCTTGCTGGTACCGCCACAGGCCGTGCGGTGGTTGCTCGATCCCTTGCCGGTGCGCCGCCTGTGGGGCGTGGGGCCGGTCCTCGGAGAAAAGCTCGCGTCCCGCGGCATTCGGACCATCGCGCAGCTGTCGCGGGCCGATCCTTCACTGCTCCGGGATCTGGCCGGCAGCCGCGCCGGGGAGCTCGTCGCGCTGGCCCGCGGAGAAGATCCCCGGGACGTAGTGAGCGACCGCGTTCCCAAGAGCTACGGCGAGGAGAACACCTTCGAGAGCGACGTGAGCGACCGCGAGGTCGTCACCGCCACGCTCACGGCCCACGCCGAGGCCGTCGCCCGCCGCGTGCGCAAGGACGGCTTCGTCGGCCGCACCGTCGCCTTGAAGATCAAGCTCGGTCAGCGCCGCGGGCAGCGCAGCGCGCGCATCGGGGGCGAGAGCGGCGAGCCCATCTATCCCGTGCTCTCGCGACAGAAGACCCTCGCCACGCCCACCGACGACGGCGCCGTGATCCGCGAGGCCGCCGTCGACCTGTGGGACACCGCCGCCGTCGCCGAGCCCGTGCGCTTGCTCGGTGTTTCTCTCAGCGGTCTCGAACGCCGCGATCGCGAGCAGCTCGAGCTGTTCGCCCCGCCCCGACCCAAGGACAAGCTCGGTCCCGCCCTCGACGCCATCCAAGCGCGCTTTGGCCAGGGCGCCATCCGCCGTGCCGTGGACGAGCCCGACAAGATCACGCCGAGCATGCAGAAGAAGCGCGGCGAGTAG
- a CDS encoding mechanosensitive ion channel family protein, with the protein MGAWDRILHGGELASFGGFGVITAAVLILATWALMPRTDRKKLRLPIALLALNLVAVALRTVLSEDSAAQKPLHVIAVFFLLSCIGRTGFLLTVDWLLGTRLKQPLSKIFRDIIQVLVFVAVALLTLRSMGLEPGSLLTTSALLTAVIGLSLQETLGNLFAGLAIQAQRPFSVGDWIQFENDASLVGRVTEINWRATKVLTNDMVEVVVPNGILAKAPIRNYTQPTRVSRRIVTVQGPYEAPPRQVSKAILEAARGVDGVLSVPPPEVEVLSFGDSGIDYRLLFFIERFERRFKVESEVRARIWYALKRADISIPFPVRDVRVTDMKDVATSEGPPEEALDALSRVDFLAAVPKELMRELASRVRVNTYVPGETVIYQGDEGSELFIVLSGELEVLVEQAPREPEPVARLSAGSLFGEMSLMTGERRSATVRAVSECDLLVVGHTAFRRILSASPDLAEQISEVLLKRQAELIDRAAAAAAAEAPTSARRQQLLSRIRDFFAL; encoded by the coding sequence ATGGGCGCCTGGGACCGGATCCTGCACGGCGGCGAGCTGGCCTCCTTCGGCGGCTTCGGCGTGATCACGGCCGCCGTGCTGATCCTCGCGACGTGGGCGCTGATGCCGCGCACCGATCGCAAGAAGCTGCGCCTGCCGATCGCGCTTCTGGCGCTGAACCTGGTCGCCGTCGCGCTCCGAACTGTGCTGAGTGAGGACTCGGCCGCGCAGAAGCCGCTGCACGTGATCGCGGTGTTCTTCCTCCTCAGCTGCATCGGCCGCACCGGCTTCCTGCTCACGGTGGATTGGCTGCTCGGGACGCGCCTCAAGCAGCCGCTGTCCAAGATCTTCCGCGACATCATCCAGGTGCTGGTGTTCGTGGCGGTGGCGCTGCTCACGCTGCGCTCGATGGGCCTCGAGCCGGGCTCGCTCTTGACGACCTCCGCGCTGCTCACCGCGGTCATCGGTCTTTCGCTGCAAGAGACGCTGGGTAACCTGTTCGCGGGGCTCGCGATCCAGGCGCAGCGACCGTTCTCCGTGGGGGATTGGATCCAGTTCGAGAACGACGCTTCGCTCGTGGGGCGGGTCACCGAGATCAACTGGCGTGCGACCAAGGTGCTCACCAACGACATGGTCGAGGTGGTGGTGCCCAACGGCATCTTGGCCAAGGCGCCCATCCGCAACTACACGCAGCCCACCCGCGTGAGCCGGCGCATCGTCACGGTGCAGGGTCCCTACGAAGCGCCGCCGCGGCAGGTGAGCAAGGCCATCCTCGAAGCCGCCCGCGGCGTGGACGGCGTGCTGTCCGTGCCGCCGCCGGAGGTGGAGGTGCTGAGCTTCGGCGACAGCGGCATCGACTACCGCCTTTTGTTCTTCATCGAACGCTTCGAGCGGCGTTTCAAGGTGGAGAGCGAGGTCCGCGCTCGCATCTGGTACGCGCTGAAGCGGGCGGACATCAGCATCCCGTTCCCCGTGCGCGACGTGCGGGTGACGGACATGAAGGACGTTGCCACGAGCGAAGGCCCGCCGGAAGAAGCGCTGGATGCCCTGAGTCGCGTCGACTTCTTGGCGGCGGTGCCGAAGGAGCTGATGCGGGAGCTCGCCTCCCGCGTGCGCGTGAACACCTACGTGCCCGGCGAGACGGTGATCTACCAGGGGGACGAGGGCAGCGAGCTGTTCATCGTGCTGTCCGGAGAGCTCGAGGTGCTGGTGGAACAGGCTCCGCGCGAGCCGGAGCCGGTGGCGCGGCTCTCCGCCGGTAGCCTGTTCGGCGAGATGTCGTTGATGACCGGCGAACGGCGGAGCGCCACCGTGCGCGCTGTGAGCGAGTGTGATCTGCTGGTGGTGGGGCACACGGCGTTCCGGCGCATCTTGTCGGCGTCGCCGGACCTGGCGGAGCAGATCAGCGAGGTGCTGCTCAAGCGCCAAGCGGAGCTCATCGATCGCGCGGCCGCCGCCGCCGCCGCGGAGGCGCCCACCAGCGCCCGGCGCCAGCAGCTCCTGAGCCGCATTCGCGACTTCTTCGCGCTATGA